Part of the Geodermatophilus obscurus DSM 43160 genome is shown below.
TTCGCGTACGGCGCGTGGTCCTCGGTGGTCGGCGGCTCGGACGACCGCCCGTAGCCGCGCAGGTCCGGGCAGACGACGGTGTGCCCGGCCGCGGCCAGCAGCGGGGCGACCCGGTGCCAGGTGGTGTGCGTGCGCGGGTGCCCGTGCAGCAGGACGACGGGCGGGCCCGCGCCACCGACCCGCACCCGCAGCCGGACGCCGTCCGCCCCGTCCTGCCGCGTCTCCGCGACCCCCGGGAAGAAGGTCACCTCAGGACACCTGGAAGCGGCTCCAGTGGGCGCGCTCGTCGTCGGTCATGGCCCGGCTCGCGTCGGTGGCGAAGTCGAACAGGACCATCACCACGGAGGCGCGGATGGCGACCTCGTCGTCCTGCACCAGCTCCTGCCGCAGGGTGAGCGACCTGGTGCCCAGGCGGGTCACCGTGCTGCGCACGCACAGCCGCTCGCCCACCCGGTAGTACAGCTGGCGCAGGTAGTCGACCTCCAGCCGGGCGAGGATCAGCCCGCGGTCCCCCGGAGCTCCCTCGGCCATCGCCAGCCGCGCGTCCTCGATCAGGCTCAGCGCCCGGGCGTGGTTGACGTGGCCGAGGGAGTCCGGGTCCGACCAGCGCAGCTGGACGGCGTGCTCGTGCCGGGCGCTCAGGGCAGGTCCGCGGTCTCTGCGGACTGACGGTGGGCGCCCTGGGCGTCGTCCGGGTCGGGGTGGACCGTCCGCTCCTCGGACTCGGCCAGGATCACCTCGGCGGCGACCTCCTCCATGCCGCTGCCGTGGAGTTCCTCCTCCTCGGGCAGCAGCTCCGCCCGCGTCTGGACGTTGTGCTCGGTGACGTTGGCCAGCGCCTCGGGGCTGGGCTCCTTGTTGGTGGTCACCTCAGAACCGCTGCTGCTCGGTGCCGATGCCCAGGGCGCGGGCGACGTCCTGCACGTTCTCGAACTGCTGGCCGGACGGCAGCCGGCGCAGGTCGGAGAGCACGCGGTCGGGGGCGTTGCCCTCCTGGGCCTTGGCCACGAGCGCGTCCTTGTCGGCCGGCCACACCTCCTTGCCGAGGGCCTCGGCGAGCGCGGCGCGGCGCTCGACGTCGCCGGTGGAGGTGCCGGGAGAGGTGGCGGGCTGGTGGGGGTCGGTCATGTCGGTCTCCCTGGTCACTGGGCCGTGGGCGTGGAGTCGTCGGTGTAGCGGAGGATCGCCGCGACCGGGATGTCACCGGGCATCGCCGCCCGGGGGACGACGACGACGCCGGCCGCGCTCGCCACGGAAGCGGCGAGCAGCGCCCCCTCGGCCGGGACGACGGTGCCGTGGGTGCCCAGGGCGTCCATGTCGTGCTGGTCGACGCCGAGTTCGAGCGGCGAGTTGCCGACGATGAGCGTGTCGTCGGGGTCCTGCTGGTCGGCGAGGACCAGGGTCTCGACCTGGCCCTTGCGCAGCGCCTCGACCACCGCGGCCTTGCCCGTGACGGCCAGGCCGTGGGCGCCGGCGGAGGCCAGCTTCTCCACCGCGTCGGCCTCCTCGCGGGCCTCGTGCTCGGCCACGAGCTCGGCGGTCCGCTGGTCGACCGGCTCGCGGTCGGCGCCGGCGGCCCGGCCGCCCTCGTCCATGGAGACGATGAGTTCCGACCACAGGTCGCTGGCCCGGTCGGTGAGGATCTG
Proteins encoded:
- a CDS encoding acyl-CoA thioesterase, coding for MSARHEHAVQLRWSDPDSLGHVNHARALSLIEDARLAMAEGAPGDRGLILARLEVDYLRQLYYRVGERLCVRSTVTRLGTRSLTLRQELVQDDEVAIRASVVMVLFDFATDASRAMTDDERAHWSRFQVS
- a CDS encoding DUF2795 domain-containing protein, whose product is MTDPHQPATSPGTSTGDVERRAALAEALGKEVWPADKDALVAKAQEGNAPDRVLSDLRRLPSGQQFENVQDVARALGIGTEQQRF